In one Nicotiana tomentosiformis chromosome 6, ASM39032v3, whole genome shotgun sequence genomic region, the following are encoded:
- the LOC138893676 gene encoding uncharacterized protein encodes MEFDTLKHGSKSVWEYHMEFVRLSKYDVHMMLTMETRVRRFVQGLSPLVINEAATVALNSDMNYGKMVAFSQAMEARKLKFRMERESSSRARSAGNLGDSLGGGISAFRGGSSRPSQFYAQSSASALPSGHGQQQGSRFRPGQGSRGPTTRTDWEGDSSSNRGPHDLIVGGYI; translated from the coding sequence ATGGAGTTTGACACCCTTAAACATggtagtaagagtgtgtgggaatatcacatggagttcgtgcgccTGTCAAAGTATGATGTTCATATGATGCTGACTATGGAGACTAGggtgcgtcgatttgtgcagggccttagccctttggttattaatgaggctgccacagttgctctaaattctgacatgaactatggaaagatggtggcattttcccaAGCTATGGAGGCTCGAAAGTTAAAGTTCAGGATGgaacgggaaagtagtagtagggcccgatcagcaGGCAACCTTGGGGATTCACTCGGAGGTGGGATATCAgcttttcggggaggatcatcaCGGCCATCCCAGTTTTATGCTCAATCTTCAGCTAGTGCCTTGCCATCAGGGCACGGTCAGCAGCAAGGGAGTCGctttaggcccggtcagggcaGCAGGGGTCCCACCACCAGGACCGATTGGGAGGGAGATTCCAGTAGCAATAGAGGGCCTCATGACCTAATTGTGGGAGGATACATTTGA
- the LOC138893677 gene encoding uncharacterized mitochondrial protein AtMg00860-like has product MCIDYRQLNKFTIKNKYSLPRIDDLFDQLQGVSYILGHVVSKEGIRVDPQKIEAVKSWPRLKTPTEIRSFLGLAGYYRRFVEGFSSVAAPLTKLTQKNVKFQWSEACEKSFQELKNRLTATPILTLPSPIGKYVIYCDASRVGLGCVLMHNDKAIVYASRKLKNHE; this is encoded by the exons atgtgtatagattaccgccagctgaataagtttactatcaaaaataaatattcacTACCCAGgatagatgacttatttgatcagttgcagggtgtcAG TTACATTTTGGGACACGTGGTCTCGAAAGAAGGCATTAGAGTAGACCCACAGAAAATAGAAGCAGTTAAGAGTTGGCCTAGGCTGAAGACCCctacagagattcgcagttttctAGGATTGGCAGGTTACTACCGTCGTTTTGTAGAAGGTTTTTCTTCAGTAGCTGCCCCATTGACAAAGTTAACTCAAAAAAATGTGAAGTTCCAATGGTCTGAAGCTTGTGAGAAAAGTTTTCAAGAACTCAAGAATAGGTTGACTGCAACCCCAATCCTGACTCTACCTAGCCCTATAGGTAAATATgtgatctattgtgatgcttccagGGTAGGGTTAGGATGTGTTCTTATGCATAATGACAAGGCAATTGTTTATGCTTCTAGgaaattaaagaatcatgaatGA